Part of the Pseudomonas sp. Leaf58 genome is shown below.
TGTTCACCCCTCCGCACCGGGCCCAAGCGAGAGCCTTCCATGAGCAGCCACAGCATCGATGCCGATATCAAGGTCAAATGGGCCGAAGGCCAGAGCGCGTACAGCCCTAGCACGCCGGAAGAGTTGCTACTGATTGCCATCGACCTGCTGGTGCGCGATCACGGTGCCGAGGCGGCACGCAGCTTCATCGACCAGGTGTTCGAGCGCTACGCCCCACACACGGCTATTTCAATCGCGCCAAGCGGGCGCTGAGCAGGTCGAACAGGCCCTGGGCGTCCCCTTGGTCTACCCACATCACATTGGCAGGCTGTTTAAGCACCCCATACCAGTCGGCAACGGTCTGGCCGAACGTGGGGCCTTCGCGGCTGTCGATGCTCATGTAGATACGCCGGCCGCTGAACAGCTCGGGCTGGAGCAAGTAGGCGATGACACTGGCGTCGTGCACCGGCCCGCCAGGCATGCCGTACAGGTCCATGTCGTGGGTGATGTAGGCATCGAGGATATCCACCACGCGCTTGCTGGCCTGGTTGTTGACGGCCGCCAGTTGCTTGAGGCGGGCGTCGCTGGTCAGCAACTTATGGGTGACATCCAGCGGTAGGTAGGTTAGTTGCACGCCGCTGGCCAACACCACTTCGCCGGCATGCGGGTCCGCGTAGAGGTTGAATTCCGCAGCTGGGGTGATGTTGCCGCCATTGAAATGGGCTCCCCCCATAACCACCACTTGCTTGATACCTTTGGCGATGTCTGGGCACTGGATCAGCGCCAGAGCCAGGTTGGTCTGCGGGCCAAGCATGGCCAGGGTGATGCTGTGGGGCTGGGCGACGCCGAGGGTGTCGACCAGGTATTGCACGGCGTTGCCCTTGGCCAGCGGCGCTTTCGGTTCGTGGACTTGTATACCGGTAAGGCCTTCTTCACCGTGAACGGCCGCGGCGTAGATGGGCCTGCGCACCAGCGGGCGAGCAGCACCCGCGTACACGGGGATGTCTTCGCGGCCGGCCCATTCACGGGCCAGGCGGGCGTTGCGCGAGGTTTTGTCCAGGCGCACGTTGCCAGCCACGGTGGTGATGGCTCGGATATTGAGCTCATCGGGCGAGGCCATGGCCAAGAACAGCGCAACCACGTCGTCGGCGCCGGGATCGGTATCGATGATCAGTTCGATCGGCGCGGTCTGTAGGGTGGTGACTGTGGCCATGAAGGCGATTCCTTTTAGCAGGGATTGAGCATGGGCGGCACTCCTTGCCGCCAGAACAGATCTCGCAGGCAACCGCCCCCAAAAGCACCGCGCTTCGGCTGCTAGAAGGTCACGCCGGAGATGAGGGCGATGTTGCTGTAGGGCTGGCACTCGCCGGTACGCACCACGGCACGGGCACTGCGCGACAGCACTTTGAAATCTTCGTGGCTCAGCCATTCCCGCTTGCCCAGCTTACCCTTCAGCCGCTCGATCTCGACCAGCGCCGGCGGCACCACTTTCTGCATCTCCTGGGCCAGCACGTGGCGCTCCACCTGCAATTCGCTTAACACCACCCTCAGCACACTGGCGAAATCCGGCAGGCCAGGCGTGACGGCCAGGTCGATCAACTCGACGCCCGGCGGCACCGGCAGGCCAGCATCACCAATCACCAGGATGTCACCATGCCCCATGCTGGCAATGGTGCGCGAAAGGGCAACGTTCAGCAGCGGGGTTTTCTTCATGGCGTAAGCTCGGCCAAGTAGGGAATCGACGGTTGGGCGCCCACGCGGGTGACCGACAGTGCCGCGGCGCGCTGGCCGAAGACGATAGCCTCACCCTCCTCCAGGCCCCGCACCAGGCCAGCGGCAAAGCCACCAATGAAGGTGTCGCCGGCTGCGGTGGTGTCCAGCGCTTGCACCACCGGCGCAGGAAAGTGCTGGTGGCCTTGGGCCGTGACCAGCAAGGCCCCTTGCGCACCCAGGGTGATGATCACTTTACCCACCCCCATTTGCAGCAAGCACTCGCCAGCGCGCCGAGCACTGCCCTGGTCAGTCACCCTCACGCCCGTCAAGGTTTCGGCTTCGCTCTCGTTGGGCATTAGGTAATCGATGTGCGCGAACCAGTCTGCGGGCAAAGGGCCGGTGGCAGGCGCGGGGTTCAAAATCACCTGCTTGCCCAGCTCGCGCCCCCGGGCCAGGGCCCAAGCCACGGTGTCGGCTGGAACCTCCAACTGGCAGATGATCACCTCGGCGGCCCGCAGCAACGCGTCGAAGCGCTGCACCGACTGCGGCGTCAGCAGGCCATTGCCACCAGGAATGATGACAATGCAGTTCTGGCTGGCGGCATCCACGGTGATCAGCGCCACACCGCTGGACACGCCTGGGCAGGTGCCAACCGCCCGGCAGTCGACACCCTCTATATACAAGGCCTGGCGCAGTTGCTGGCCGTAGGCATCGTCGCCGACATTGCCGATCATCGCTACGCTGCCGCCCAAGCGTGCCACCGCCACAGCCTGGTTGGCGCCCTTGCCGCCCGGCGCGGTGAAAAAACTTTCGCCGGGAAGGGTTTCGCCGGCGCGAGGCAGGCGCTGGGCGCGGGCCACCAGGTCCATATTGAGGCTACCGACCACCACGACCTTGGCATTCATGACATTTCCTTAGCATTAGCGGTAATCGTTGAACAGGTCCGGGCGCGGCCCGGTGGACTCGCGCAACACGATGCGCGGGGCGACGATACGTTGTTCTGCCGCACCCTGACGCGGTGTACCGATACGAGTCAGCAACAGCGAGGCGGCGCTCTCACCCAGCTCACGAATCGACTGGCCCACCGTAGTCAGTGGCGGGTACACATAACGGCTCAGCTCAATGTCGTCGAAGCCGATCACCGACAACTCGGCAGGTACGTTGATGTTGCGTTCCGCCGCAGCGCGCAACACACCGAAACCGATCATGTCGTTGCCAGCAAAAATCGCTGTAGGCCGCTCGCCCTGGAGCACCTGCGCCGCCGCCATATGGCCGCCCGGGCTGGTGAAATCGCAGTGCAACACACGGTTGCCGCGCACCGGCGCAGCGGCTTCGGCCATGGCACGGCGGAAGCCGCTCAGGCGCAGTTGGGTTACCCCGGTTTCGGCGGGGCCCCCGATATAGGCGATGTCGCGGTGGCCAAGCTCCAGCAGGTGCTGGGTGGCCAGGTAAGCGCCCTGCTCGTGGTCGATGCGCACCAGGTCGGCATCGACACCCTCCAGTTCGCGGTCGACGATGACCATTGGCGTGCGCACGCCGGCCAAGCTTTGCAGCAGGTCACTGTCCTGGCCCACCGAGGCCACCACCAGGCCGTCGATGCGCTTTTCCAGTAATACGCGCAGGTAGCTACGCTGCTTCTGCGGGTTGTCGTCGGAGTTACACAGGATCACGCAGTAGCCGTTGCGTTCGCAGGCGTCCTCGATACCCCGCGCCAGCTCAGCGAAGTACGGGTTGACGCTGTTGGGCACCAGCAAACCGATGGTGGCCGTGCTGCGCGCCTTCAGCGAACGCGCCACAGCGCTGGGTACGTAGTCGAGTTCGGCGATGGCGGCTTCAACTTTCTGCCGCACATGCTCGCTGACCGGCCGAGTCTTATTCAATACATGGGACACGGTGGTGTAGGAAATACCCGCCAGTGCGGCGACGTCTTTGATGGTTGCCATGTTATGGGTTCCGCCGGCCTGCACGCCGGCTACGGTAAGTGTCGAGCACCACGGCGATGACGATGACTGCGCCGGTGATGATGCGTTTGGTCGGTTCGCTGGCACCGATCTGCGCCAGCCCTGCGGCCAGTACGGATATGATCAGCACACCGAAAAAGGTGCTGATGACCGAGCCACGCCCGCCCATCAGGCTGGTACCGCCGATTACCACGGCGGCGATCACCTGCAGCTCCAAGCCGGAACCGGCATTGGGGTCGGCCGCCTCCAAGCGCGATATCTGGAACAACGCGGCCAGGCCGGCGAGCAGGCCCATCAGGGCGAACACCAGCACTTTGTAGGGGCGCGGGTCGATGCCGGCCAGGCGTACGGCCTCTTCGTTGGTACCAATGCCGATCAGGTAGCGGCCAAACACCGTGCGGGTCAGCACCAGTTGGGCCAGCACAATCACCAGCAAGGCGATGAGGAACGCCGGCGAAATGCCAAACGCGACCGGGTTGGAAAACCAGGCATAAGCATCTCCGATATAGGCGGTGCGCGAGTCGGTGAACTGGTAGGCCAGGCCACGGGCCATTTCCAGCACGCCGAGCGAGACAATGAATGACGGGATGCGCCAAGCCACGGTGACGCTGCCGGTGATGCTACCGGCCAGCGCAGCCACGGCCATGCCCAGCAGGGCCGAGGGCAGCACGCCCCAACCCCAACCGAGGATTGCCACACTGACCGCGGAGGCCGCCAGCGCCAGCACCGAACCCACCGAAAGGTCGATGCCACCGATGATCAGCACGAAGGTCATGCCCACCGCCAGCACCATCAGGTCGGGGATCTGGTTGGCCAGGGTACTGAAGGTGTTGTATGACCAAAAGTGGCTGCTGAGAAACGAGAACAGTACGATCATTGCCAGCAAGGCGCCAGCCAGGCCCAGGTAGGTGCCCAGGCCAAAGTAAGTGCCACTGCGGCGCACCGGTGTGCTGCCTTGGCTGTCGAGCGGGGTGGTTTTCATGCATCCATCCTGGGGGCTGCATCGTGCAGCAGTGCGTCACGTTTCTGATAACCGGCAAAGGCGGCGGCCAGCAACTGGTCCTGGCTCCAATGGTCACGCTCGAACGTGTCGATCAGGCGGCCGGCCGACAGCACGGCGATGCGGTCGCAGATCAGCATCAGTTCGCGCAGGTCGCTGGACACCACCACCAGGGCCTTGCCACGACGCGCCAGCTCGGCCAGCAGGCCGTAGATGTCGAATTTGGCCCCCACATCGATGCCACGGGTGGGCTCATCGAACAGCAGCACCTGGCAATCACGCTCCAGCCAGCGGCCGATCACCACCTTCTGCTGGTTGCCACCGGACAACTCGCCTACCACTTGCTGCGGGCCGGCACTGCGAATACGCATGGCCTGGATCTGGCGCTCGGCCAAGGCCCGTTCAGCCTCGCCATCGAGCACGCCACCCCGTGAAACTGCGCCCAGGTTGCCCAGGGCGATATTGGCGCTGATCGACTGAGTCAGCAGCAAGCCCTCGCCCTTGCGGTCTTCGGTGATCAACGCGATACCGGCCCGCACGGCGGCCTTGGGCGAGTCGATAGTGAGCACCTGCAGCGGCTGACCGAGCGCTATGCAGCCACTGTCGGCCCGGTCAGCGCCGTAGATCAGGCGCAACAGCTCGGTACGGCCGGCGCCGATCAGGCCGGAGATGCCAAAGATCTCCCCTGCCCTGACCTCGAATGACACTTCGCGCACCTTGTCACCACGGCTGAGTTTGTCGACCTTGAGCAACGGCGCGCCGATCTGCCGGCGCCCCAAGTCGATATGCTCGCCCAGCTCGCGACCGACCATTAGGTTGACCAGTTCAGCACTGCTGTAGCGCTGGATCGGCTCGTCGCACACCAGCCTGCCGTCACGCAGCACAACGATGCGCTGGGCCACGCGTTGCAGTTCTTCCAGGCGGTGGGAAATGTAAACGATGGCCACGCCACGTTGGCGCAGGCGTTCGATCTGGGTGAACAGCAGCTCCACCTCACGCGCGGTGAGCATGGCGGTGGGCTCGTCGAAGATCAGCACATGACAGTCGCCGATCAGATTGCGGGCGATCTCGACCATCTGCTGGTGGCCGATGCCCAACTCGCCAACCGGGGTGTCGGGGTCAATGGCATCGAGGCCGACCTGGGCCATGGCGGCGGTGGCCAGCTGGCGTAAGCGCTTTTGTCTGACCCAGCCAAAGCGGCTGGGCAGGTTGTCTAGGAACAGGTTTTCCGCCACGGTCAGCGTGGGCAGCAGGTTCAGCTCCTGCATGACCATACGCACACCCAGGCGCTCGGCCGCGCTGCGGCTGTTGGGCGCGTAGGCCTGACCGCGGAAGCTCATGTGCCCGGTAGTGGGGGATTCCAAACCACTGATGAGTTTGGAAAGGGTGCTCTTACCCGCGCCGTTCTCGCCAGTCAGGGCCAGCACTTCACCGGCCCGCAGGCTCAAGCTGACCTCGCCGAGCACAGGCTGGGCATAGGTCTTGCCCAAGCCGCTGGCGGTGAGTACCACTGCATTGGCCGATGCAGGCATGGCCGTTCTCCTGCCAGCGATCAGGGCTTGGTTATGAGTTGGACCGGGGTTTGGATGACGCTGTCAGCATCCACGCCAGGCTTTTCGCCCTTGACCATTTTCAACGCTGCCTGGATGCCGAAGACCGCCTGCTGGCTGGCTGCCTGGTCGAGGGTAGCCAGTACGCGGCCATCGGCAAGCATCGGCTTGATGGCATTGATGTTGTCGTAGCCCACCACTTGCACCTGGCCGGTCTTGCCGGCAGCGCGCACTGCCGACACCGCACCCAGAGCCATGCTGTCGTTACCGGCTAGCAGGGCTTTCAACTCGGGATACTCGTTGAGCATGGAGGCGGCAACGGCGTTGCCTTTGTCAATTTCCCAGTTGCCGCTCTGCACCGAGACGATCTTGATCTGCGCGGCCTCCATGGCGTCCTTGAAGCCGGCGGTGCGCTGCTGGGCATTGGTAGTAGTCGGCACGCCTTCGATAATGCCGACTTGGTCGCCGGCCTTGAGCTTGTGGCTGGCCAGGAAGTCCCCCACCAGGCGCGCGCCCTTGCGGTTGTCGGGGCCTACGAACGGTACGCTGATGCCTTTGCTCTTGAGCAGTTCCGGGTCCAGGCGATTGTCGATGTTGATCACCACTACACCTTGGTCCATTGCCTTTTTCACTGCCGACACCAGTGCCTTGGAGTCGGCTGGCGCAATCACCAGTGCCTTGGCGCCAGCATTGACCATTTGCTCGACGATGCGGATCTGTTCGCCGGTATCGGTCTCGTTCTTGATGCCGTTGGCGATCAACTCGAATTCATCGGCGTGGGCGTTTTGGTAGGCCTTGGCGCCGTCTTCCATGGTGCGGAAAAATTCGTTGGCCAGCGACTTCATGACCAAGGCGACCTTGGGCTTGTCCTCGGCGTGGGCAGCGGAAAACGGTAGGACCAAAGACAATGACGAAATGACCGCGAGGGCCAGCAGACGACCGGGGAACGGCAGCTTCATGGACGATGACTCCGGATCTTGTGTTTTTTGTCGGATCGCAAACGTTTGCGTTGACTAACTATGGAAACAGGACCGGGGTTTGTCAAATGCGTTGGCTGTCGTAGGTCAAAAGACTGTTGGGGCGATTATCCAGAATTTTTCCGGAAAACCGAACATCTTTTCCTACATTTGTTCGGGATCTCGAATGGAATACTCCCCTGCAGGAGCTGCCTTGCGTCGCGATAGGCCCTACAGCCAGCCCCGGCACTGGCTGATGGCGCCTGAACCCTGGGGCTGTTGCGCAGACCATCGCGACACCAGGCCGCTCCCATACAAACAGCGCGCTTGAGCTTGGTACGAAACGTGCCTGCAGCTCTGCTGCGACGCAAAAACTACCTCACTAGGAAGAGAGAACAATAACGATGAATGCCGCACTCAAAACTTTCGCCCCCAGCGCACTCGCTCTGCTGCTGATCCTGCCAACCGCCGTATCGGCCAAAGAAGCCGAAACCCAGCAAAAGCTGGCCAACGTGGTCATCCTCGCCACCGGCGGCACCATTGCCGGGGCGGGCGCCAGCGCAGCTAACAGTGCCACCTACCAGGCCGCGAAAGTGGGCGTCGACAAACTGATCGCTGGCGTACCAGAACTGGCCGACCTGGCCAACGTACGCGGCGAGCAGGTGATGCAGATCGCGTCTGAAAGCATCTCCAACGACGACCTGCTCAAGCTCGGCAAACGCGTTGCAGAACTCGCCGAAAGCAAGGACGTCGATGGCATCGTCATCACCCATGGCACCGACACCCTGGAAGAAACCGCCTACTTCCTCAACTTGGTGGAAAAGACCGACAAACCGATCGTAGTGGTCGGTTCGATGCGCCCGGGTACCGCCATGTCGGCCGACGGCATGCTCAACCTGTACAACGCCGTGGCCGTGGCTAGCGACAAACAGTCGCGCGGCAAGGGCGTGCTGGTGACCATGAACGACGAGATCCAGTCCGGCCGTGATGTGAGCAAGTCGATCAACATCAAGACCGAAGCCTTCAAGAGCGCCTGGGGCCCGATGGGCATGGTAGTGGAAGGCAAGTCCTACTGGTTCCGCCTGCCGGCCAAGCGCCATACCGTCAACTCCGAGTTCGACATCAAACAGATCAGCAGCCTGCCGCAGGTGGACATCGCCTATGGCTATGGCAATGTCACCGACACGGCCTACAAGGCGCTGGCGCAGAACGGTGCCAAAGCGCTGATCCATGCCGGGACTGGCAACGGTTCGGTGTCGTCACGGGTGGTGCCGGCGCTGCAGGAGCTGCGCAAGAACGGCGTGCAAATCATCCGCTCGTCGCACGTCAACCAGGGTGGCTTCGTGCTGCGTAATGCCGAACAGCCGGACGACAAGAACGACTGGATCGTAGCCCATGACCTGAACCCGCAGAAAGCGCGGATCCTGGCGATGGTAGCGATGACCAAGACCCAGGACAGCAAAGAGCTGCAGCGGATCTTCTGGGAGTATTGATCGACCTGCGCCACTGCGGCGCATGCTTCGCGGGTAACCGCCTCCCACAGGTACAGCACAGCCTCTTTGTGCCCTGCACCCTACCTGTGGGAGCTTCTATGGTTTTCAGCAAACCGATTTCCCGCCTTTGGTGATGCATTCGCCCTGACTTCCCATCAGGGCGATTGCCCCGCTCCCGCCCCCGCCACGCTGCGCGGTGCCATACCTCATCGTAAAAGTCACCTGCGTTTTCCCAAGCACAGCCGTGAGGCTTGCTGATGCCTAGTGTTTTTCGCCGGGCAAGCTGTTGCGAAATTACTTACAGTGAAATACTGTATGTGCATACAGCAAAACAAGGAAATGCCTGTGTCCAGCACCGCCTCCGCCACCCCGAGCAGCTATGAACAATTGGGTATGCGCATCCAGAAGATCATCAACAGCCCCACTGCCCAACGCAGCCGCGCGGCGCTGATTTTTCGCCTGGAACAGGAAACCCCGGAAGACTGGGAAACCCTGCTCGCGGAAATCGCCGAAAACGACAACGTCACCCTCGCCCACCGCGACGATGGCGGCGTGCAGGTTTTCTGGACCGTTCCGAAGGAAGACTGACCGCGCATGAGAGTTTCGCTTTTCGCGGCTGTTTGCCTATTGCTGACCACGCCCTTGGTGCAGGCCGACGCCCCACGGACCTTCCAGGAGGCAAAGAAGGTCGCCTGGAAGCTGTATGCACCGCAATCGACCGAGTTCTATTGCGGCTGCAAGTACAAAGGCAACAAAGTCGACCTGGCATCCTGCGGCTATGCCCCGCGTAAAAACGCCCAGCGGGCATCACGCATCGAGTGGGAGCACATCGTGCCGGCCTGGCAAATCGGCCATCAGCGCCAGTGCTGGCAGAGCGGCGGGCGCAAGCAGTGCGCGCAGCATGACGAGGCGTACAAGCGGGCCGAGGCCGACCTGCACAACCTGGTGCCGAGCATCGGCGAGGTCAACGGCGACCGCAGTAACTTCAGTTTCGGCTGGCTGCCCGAGCAACGCGGCCAGTACGGCAGTTGCCTGACCCAGGTCGACTTCAAGGCCAAGAAAGTTATGCCACGCCCGTCGATCCGCGGCATGATCGCGCGCACCTACTTCTACATGAGCAAACAGTACAACCTGCGCTTGTCCAAGCAGGACCGCCAGTTGTTCGAAGCCTGGAACAAGACCTACCCGCCGCAAGCCTGGGAACGTCAGCGCAACCAGCAGGTCGCCTGTGTGATGGGGCGGGGCAATGAGTTTGTCGGGCCGGTAAACCTCAAGGCCTGTGGCTGAACCTCAGGTCAGCGCCTGCAAATAGGCGCTGGCTGCACGGTAACGCGCCAGCCGCTCCAGGTCGGCGGGGCCCGGGCAAGGGATGCGCGAAAGGTCGCTGTTATCAGCCAAGTCGGCCAACTTGACGGTGCGCGCCAGCGAGTCACCGCCCAGGCGCGCCACAAAGTCTTGGTAAGACTCGCCCTCGCGGCGGCTAAGCGCCAGCAAGGCGGCCAGGATTTTCAGCGCGAAGCCCTCACGCGCCAGGTCGGACAAGGTCACCGGGGTGTCTTCGATCACATCGTGAAGCACCGCGACAATCCGTTGCTCCGGCGTGGAAACCCGCATCATCACGCGTAACGGGTGGAGGATATATGCTGCCCCACCCTTGTCGTATTGCCCTTCATGCGCCCTGGCGGCCACGGCAATGGCCCGCTCCAGTGTAGACATGAGGCCCTCCCCGTTCGGCATCTTCCTGCCTAGCATAGCCAAACTTGTGTGAACAATGTCTAGCGCAAGCGTGACTGTGCTGCCTGCCCCTGTAATAGCAGCCGCTCGCGCGGGGTTTAGCGTGCTGCGCCGTGCTGAATGACTACCGAATCGGTGCCCAGTTTGGCCATGACCTCGGCCTTGCGTGCTTCGGCTTGCTCACGGCTAGGGAACGGCCCCATCAGCACCACCGGCTTGCCATCGCGGTACTCCACCGAAGACGGGATGCCCTTTTCGATCAGGCGCGCGGTCATGTCGCTGAGTGCGCCCATGTTGGCACCCTGGATCACTTCGACGTCCCAGCCTTGCGGTGCCGGCTGGTCGGCCAAGGCCTCAGCGCGGCGCTGCAGGTCGGCGCCACCACACATTTCGCGGATACGCAGGTTGTTGCCGCTGTCGTCGACGATGATTTGGTACTGGCCATCACGCTTGATCGCCACGTAGCTGCGGTAGGCCTCGTACTGGCCGGCATCGTCCTTGCCACGTACCTGCCCGCAAATGGTGCCCTGGGTGTCGATCCGTACGTTGCCGAACTTGGCGGTCTTGGGGTTGTGCAGGTGTTCGGCCACCTGTTTGTGCACGCCTTCGACCTCGTTCTCACAGCCCGCCAGGGCGAGCACTGCCATTACCACAGCCAGTTTGCGCACGCGTGTACCTCCAATTTCGAAGGCGCGGATTCTAGCATGCTGGCCGCGGTCCAGGACCGCGCCCATACGTTACATGGTGCAACCAATGGCCCGCCCTTCAGCATGGCGCACCGCACCCGGTCATGCCGGCAGCAGGTCCAAGGTCCTTTCGAGCTCATTGAGGTCGATTCGGAAGTTGTCGCCATTGGGGATGCCAACCACGAAGGCGAAATGCTGCTGGTCACGGTCGGTCAGGTACTTGTAAAAGCACACAAAGCGATCCGGTGGTTGCAAGGTCACGACCGAAGCACCGGGAGCTAGCACATTGACACCATGGATGAGCTGGCTGCCCTCAACGCCCACCACTACCCGCGCCCCAGCGCAGGTTTCCACGATGGTTCGCAGGTCGCTCTTCAAGGGGTCAAGGACGCGAAAACCCCGATGTTTTTGCAGATGCTCGGCGATTTCCAGTTCGTTGTGCAGCAGGCGTAGATCACCAGCGCAACCCCGCAAGATGAACACACCCGGGTGAGGCTGGTAGTTCACCCGCGAGAGCAGCTTCTGGCCCATGGCGCGGTATCTTATCGACTGGCTGGTGTTGTGGCTGGCGTCGTCGAACAGTACCAGCTCGCGAAAGTAGGCACTGCGCAGCCGAAGCGGTTGCATGCCAAGCCAATCTTCGTAGGCCGGAGCCTGGGAGAAAAGAGGAAACCGGCTTGACGGCGCCGTGGTCACCGGCACCCCTTCGTTACAGGCCAAGGCATAAGTGACGCAGTCCTCGGCCAGCCATGTACCAAACCAACGGTTACCGTAACGTGAGCAATAAGCAGCCCCCCGTTGGACCTCATGTTCGACAACGATCCGTGGTAAGCGACTAGGCCGGTCAGACAGCCAAAAGCTGGCATGGTCTTTATACAACGCCCCATCGATCAACATGACGTCCTTGATCAGATAGCCACGGGTCGGCCCCTGTGCCACGCTGCCCAAGCCTTCCATGGTCCGGCGCGGATGCTCGAAAGGAAAGAACCGTGTCGCTTCCCAGCCGGTCACGCGCTCCCACTGATTCGGCAGGAAAATAGCCGGGGGCGCCGGGGTATCCTCTGCCGGGGCGATTTCCCAGGTTTTGACCGCCAGGCTTTTCAAGTTTTCCGATGCCTTGCGCCCCAGCCGCTTTCTGGCGAGATACTTGTAGGCGGCCAAACTCCAACTTTTCTGGGCAGTTCCTGGTGTCTCTACATCCAAAATGTCGTTCTTCATGAAGCGCTCTCTTGAAAGACTATCTTTCACGCTCAGTTGGACGAAACTCTTTCCAGAATGGGCGGAGATTGGAAGTGGGCATAACGATCACGCAGGCTCTCCATTAGCAACTCGCCAGGCGCCTTTGCACAATGAAGGTATATCTTGAATAAACCGCCGAATACCATTTCGCGATAGCGGTCGACGATTTCCTCTTCACTTGGCCCATCCGGCAAACCCAAGTGAAGCGTGAGCTTGTTGCCCTCTACGGCGAACAATGGAAACTCCCAGAGAAACTTTGCACTACCGGTTTTTGGCAACCGGACGAACATATAGGCCTGGTTACCCAAGGTATCCACATCACCACCACGCCGGCGCTTCCATTTCAAAAGCCCATCGTCCGGGCGAGCTAGGCATTGGCCGATATCGTAGTAATCGAAACCCTGTTCAATGGCCCACTCCAAGGCCATGAAGGTGGTGATCGAGTTAACCTCGCGCAGGCGTTTGGGGTCGTTGAAAACGGCTTCGGGGTAGCCGAAGCGCAGCGTGCTCCAGTAGCGCTTCCCGGCCCGGGTTATCACGCAACCAAAATGGCAGGCGACCACCTCATCGCCTTGCATGATCAGGTCGAGCCGGCCTACGGTTTTGGCGATGCGCAGCACGTCCTGCGAGTCGAATTGCTTGGCAT
Proteins encoded:
- a CDS encoding nucleoside hydrolase, which encodes MATVTTLQTAPIELIIDTDPGADDVVALFLAMASPDELNIRAITTVAGNVRLDKTSRNARLAREWAGREDIPVYAGAARPLVRRPIYAAAVHGEEGLTGIQVHEPKAPLAKGNAVQYLVDTLGVAQPHSITLAMLGPQTNLALALIQCPDIAKGIKQVVVMGGAHFNGGNITPAAEFNLYADPHAGEVVLASGVQLTYLPLDVTHKLLTSDARLKQLAAVNNQASKRVVDILDAYITHDMDLYGMPGGPVHDASVIAYLLQPELFSGRRIYMSIDSREGPTFGQTVADWYGVLKQPANVMWVDQGDAQGLFDLLSARLARLK
- the rbsD gene encoding D-ribose pyranase encodes the protein MKKTPLLNVALSRTIASMGHGDILVIGDAGLPVPPGVELIDLAVTPGLPDFASVLRVVLSELQVERHVLAQEMQKVVPPALVEIERLKGKLGKREWLSHEDFKVLSRSARAVVRTGECQPYSNIALISGVTF
- the rbsK gene encoding ribokinase translates to MNAKVVVVGSLNMDLVARAQRLPRAGETLPGESFFTAPGGKGANQAVAVARLGGSVAMIGNVGDDAYGQQLRQALYIEGVDCRAVGTCPGVSSGVALITVDAASQNCIVIIPGGNGLLTPQSVQRFDALLRAAEVIICQLEVPADTVAWALARGRELGKQVILNPAPATGPLPADWFAHIDYLMPNESEAETLTGVRVTDQGSARRAGECLLQMGVGKVIITLGAQGALLVTAQGHQHFPAPVVQALDTTAAGDTFIGGFAAGLVRGLEEGEAIVFGQRAAALSVTRVGAQPSIPYLAELTP
- a CDS encoding LacI family DNA-binding transcriptional regulator yields the protein MATIKDVAALAGISYTTVSHVLNKTRPVSEHVRQKVEAAIAELDYVPSAVARSLKARSTATIGLLVPNSVNPYFAELARGIEDACERNGYCVILCNSDDNPQKQRSYLRVLLEKRIDGLVVASVGQDSDLLQSLAGVRTPMVIVDRELEGVDADLVRIDHEQGAYLATQHLLELGHRDIAYIGGPAETGVTQLRLSGFRRAMAEAAAPVRGNRVLHCDFTSPGGHMAAAQVLQGERPTAIFAGNDMIGFGVLRAAAERNINVPAELSVIGFDDIELSRYVYPPLTTVGQSIRELGESAASLLLTRIGTPRQGAAEQRIVAPRIVLRESTGPRPDLFNDYR
- a CDS encoding ABC transporter permease, which translates into the protein MKTTPLDSQGSTPVRRSGTYFGLGTYLGLAGALLAMIVLFSFLSSHFWSYNTFSTLANQIPDLMVLAVGMTFVLIIGGIDLSVGSVLALAASAVSVAILGWGWGVLPSALLGMAVAALAGSITGSVTVAWRIPSFIVSLGVLEMARGLAYQFTDSRTAYIGDAYAWFSNPVAFGISPAFLIALLVIVLAQLVLTRTVFGRYLIGIGTNEEAVRLAGIDPRPYKVLVFALMGLLAGLAALFQISRLEAADPNAGSGLELQVIAAVVIGGTSLMGGRGSVISTFFGVLIISVLAAGLAQIGASEPTKRIITGAVIVIAVVLDTYRSRRAGRRNP
- a CDS encoding sugar ABC transporter ATP-binding protein; amino-acid sequence: MPASANAVVLTASGLGKTYAQPVLGEVSLSLRAGEVLALTGENGAGKSTLSKLISGLESPTTGHMSFRGQAYAPNSRSAAERLGVRMVMQELNLLPTLTVAENLFLDNLPSRFGWVRQKRLRQLATAAMAQVGLDAIDPDTPVGELGIGHQQMVEIARNLIGDCHVLIFDEPTAMLTAREVELLFTQIERLRQRGVAIVYISHRLEELQRVAQRIVVLRDGRLVCDEPIQRYSSAELVNLMVGRELGEHIDLGRRQIGAPLLKVDKLSRGDKVREVSFEVRAGEIFGISGLIGAGRTELLRLIYGADRADSGCIALGQPLQVLTIDSPKAAVRAGIALITEDRKGEGLLLTQSISANIALGNLGAVSRGGVLDGEAERALAERQIQAMRIRSAGPQQVVGELSGGNQQKVVIGRWLERDCQVLLFDEPTRGIDVGAKFDIYGLLAELARRGKALVVVSSDLRELMLICDRIAVLSAGRLIDTFERDHWSQDQLLAAAFAGYQKRDALLHDAAPRMDA
- a CDS encoding sugar ABC transporter substrate-binding protein encodes the protein MKLPFPGRLLALAVISSLSLVLPFSAAHAEDKPKVALVMKSLANEFFRTMEDGAKAYQNAHADEFELIANGIKNETDTGEQIRIVEQMVNAGAKALVIAPADSKALVSAVKKAMDQGVVVINIDNRLDPELLKSKGISVPFVGPDNRKGARLVGDFLASHKLKAGDQVGIIEGVPTTTNAQQRTAGFKDAMEAAQIKIVSVQSGNWEIDKGNAVAASMLNEYPELKALLAGNDSMALGAVSAVRAAGKTGQVQVVGYDNINAIKPMLADGRVLATLDQAASQQAVFGIQAALKMVKGEKPGVDADSVIQTPVQLITKP
- a CDS encoding asparaginase encodes the protein MNAALKTFAPSALALLLILPTAVSAKEAETQQKLANVVILATGGTIAGAGASAANSATYQAAKVGVDKLIAGVPELADLANVRGEQVMQIASESISNDDLLKLGKRVAELAESKDVDGIVITHGTDTLEETAYFLNLVEKTDKPIVVVGSMRPGTAMSADGMLNLYNAVAVASDKQSRGKGVLVTMNDEIQSGRDVSKSINIKTEAFKSAWGPMGMVVEGKSYWFRLPAKRHTVNSEFDIKQISSLPQVDIAYGYGNVTDTAYKALAQNGAKALIHAGTGNGSVSSRVVPALQELRKNGVQIIRSSHVNQGGFVLRNAEQPDDKNDWIVAHDLNPQKARILAMVAMTKTQDSKELQRIFWEY